The region AAGCTAGTCCAACGTGGGTTTCTAGGCTGAGTTAGCCATGGGCCGCAATCGCCATACGGACGAGCTCGTATACACTATGTTCTCAGCGTTAGAGGTGTAAGCCTTTACTAAAGCTGGAGTATTGCTGTAACCTTCATACGCTAAGAAACTTTCGTCAGCTAACGTGATTATGTTGGACGATGATTATGTTGGACGATGATCGTGTTGGACGATGATCGTGTTGGACGATAATCGTGTTGGACAATGATCGTATTGGACGATAATTATTACAAGGTTTAGCGATATAGACTCGACCACAGCACTCGAAAACTGACTCGAACCCCAGAAGGACACGTGTTTCCGCAGGCTTCAGCTGACGTGATCATGTTGGACGATGATCCATCATGATCATAACGAGGTTTCAACTGAAGATCTCTCTAAGCTTCACCTCCTTACATGTGCATACACGGGTTTTAACCGAGAGTCTTCTCAAGGCTTCAGCCCTTCACATTTGCATACATAAATTATGTCAAAAGTACTGTTTATGCAAACAACTCTTTAAGAACAGCTTTTGCGCCTCAGTCCTCAATCCATATGACTCCACTTGAATCATACAATTGCGCCCattgttggaaggtctatagcactagtgctgaaaggaaataacgataactaggaatgcattctgttcggtgatggtgattgattgtctacgaacatagctgctacgaaggtatacctaagctctgcgcaaggtgggccgaagtcgggccgaagtgtccagcagccgacgtctctaccgatactcacgatccgacactggaagtcttttctttctgggtagctagtaactctgcttgtatcggtagtgacagtatgtgttgatggtaactgtgtgtagcatcaaccatcaaagcttgtcggcctctgcacccatccctctactcggactgtcagcttattgccgtcaataaagcgttcaagagcgcggtttggcgatgccttggtgaaggcgtctgcaggattgtcttcaccattgatccagcggatctccgtgatctcgcgacgctcatatgattggcgcagcgccatgatgtcgatcatgagacgcttttccttcgtcgtcccaagctctactaggcactcgtacaaggagtacgagtctgtacagataaccaagggaattgcaggtagtctaagtcgttctgtaactatcctcagcgtggttgcaactgcaatgcctatgtcaaagccgttgaccatgccgtagatctctgaggccagtacgctccgtgtgatgcgcttgcattttgtagagctgtagtggatcacgttgccctgtattgtgaaggtgttgacgtcaatagactcgttgacgagcataaggacaaagcctagctgtgagctgaggtccttgttgttggcaaaggagccatCCACAAAGACCATCAACTTGGCCTCCATAAGATTGACAGTGACGTAGCGCAGGCCACGATCgagattctccatctgccatttcaggcgtttgttgagtgccttgatgtcctcgtctgatggttgctgagCTTGAGCAGCGACGGACAGGTCAAATGacgcctctggttggcatgttgatgcgatgtacgctccgcgggcgcgctgctcggtgtactgttgcgcgcggtcgggtgccctgATATCCACAAgcctgatccttcctccttgtcctttctgcctaagggtcaagactctgctggcgtccatcgtgagtgtacatccattGAAGTCTAACTGCACTTCTGGTGTCAGCCTTGCTTTTGGCTTTGACCTGAActctgccttctggatcttcttctcttcacgTGACGAGAACGCTGGTGTCCCGAGCATGAGagtgtcgtctgtctgcatgccaacgatgccgaagatgccTGCGTCGTCTCTGTTCGTGATCAAtaggcatgggtcgtacgtcgatgttgccatgtccagttccttgcaatggtgtccgtgatacgttgtccaccagtggactcctgcctcagcgattccatacagcggcttgatcacatggagtagcgtgccttctggatatcgatggactagctcagtaggaagatgtgcgagtatcgtcctcttcagggTTGTCTGCGCCTGGGGATACGCCTGCGTAATGTCACGGAGCTCGATGTTCATTCCGCGTTGTACCATCtcgggcgccagcgacataatcaggcgctggctacatcgCTGTATGGTTGGAGATTGCGTCAGAATAGTCTCCTTGCCGTGGtcctggtagccttggataactaggcgggatttctcatagggcttggttgtctttcccttgacctcacgtactaggcgtgacttgaagatccggatcttgctgtgtagcctctcgtcgtattgctcaaatttaaagactccacgacctacgaggtcgctgatctcttggtcatcagacgctTCAAAGGGGGCGCCTGAGGTTGTGATCACTCCATCGTTACGTAGtttgatagctagctcaagatcgtcctgctccttcttggtgatgtacgcgtgcgccttccgcttgttctttgaccctggagggcggcctctcctgcgtggttgcactgccggtggtactgctaccggctcatgcggctcattcggcgcgtgtggcgcatcggGGTCGCTCCAAAGGTGGTCcggtctgtagtatggcttgacGACAGTGGATCTGAATGTCGTTGGACCATTGACCATGTCAACAGTGACGTTGTGGCCATctgtactggcgatcttgtacgggccattccagccatcactctctctccatactaagacttcgctctggagtgggagcgcgagcatgtctgcagtggctggtccattgcgggtgttcaaggcgtctgcaacttggcgctctgcCGTGATCTTGCGtagggctttcgtcgccttttgaatagcctcgctgcgctTAACCATTGACGGGGATGGCGGTGACTCtgcagtcattcgtgggtacgctccaaagactagtagcgtcgggactagtccatcggggccagcagtatcgttgacagccttcacagccatctggagaatcgcgtcgtcggacatagtgtcagtgagttctgcatagagtatgtcccatgcgcggcgtagaggtgcatggtacctctcagttttgccgatagaccagtgcgcctccgtaggtacttgcttgcatgtgactcccatgatctttgcttctgcgcggaaCTCTGTGCTTGCAAAGTTAGTGCCTGCGTCATGCGTGATAATGTCTGGTGGTCCTTGATacgtgtcgatccatagtatccgcagtgcttgccatgtttctttagctgagatagcgctaaggaacctcgcgccttgaaacgctgttgaggaatcgaccacatgcagtacaggtttgttgctcaggtacatcacatccaccaggatctcatagttgaagtggtgatcatccttgagagtgaatttgaatcggcgcggtgcggagctgtggagctggcagtggtggcagaacttagtgacttcttctagggttctttcttcgaagtcgttatAGCCAGCATCCTTTAAGAGCTTAACAAGTCGCGtgacagctgggtgtccaaatcgtcgatggagccgtcgcaACTCTGTCTCTGTCAGGAACAcagttgctctctctcttttgttcagatggaaccaaggatgtccccatttgcgaatcaccGGGATGTGTACGTCACCCTGGACTAGCTCATCTGTGGTGTTGTTAAAGTAGACCTTTAACctgtccatgtctgcaaggcacaataagaatggtgtaggtgCGTCAAGCACCTCAAAGTTGATCGTCCCAATGTCTGTAGAGACCTGTGCAGTGCCAATAGATGATGTAGCCTCGCCCTTGCCGAATTTGATAGATGCCTTTCCTGCTGTAGACGTATCCATCCTAACTGTAGGATCTTCCCTTGTGAGTGCAAGGTACTGCTCCTTGCCAACTGTGGATACGttggcagcgcctgtatccggTAGGATCCCTTGGTACACAGATCTTGTGTAGCGGTCTTCAAGCAGGAACTGTgacgctggcgctgatggcgcgtcttggcggtatacgtcgtcgccagagatgtggtgcaagaacgcctgatctgcaaggcattgctccgtGAAAAACTGGTGTTCAAGGTAtgcttccgcgacgtcgtcatcgtcgtcatcctcgcagtcttcctcctctctccagcctctctgattgtactggctagtgtgctcgatcccttcgtattctgcaagatgtacggagaagtccttgggGGGCTGTGTacctgtaaagtatagcgtagagaagaactgtgtacgggcagccttgcgctcttcgtctgtgtggttggtagaccagcatccttccttctggcaaacaaagcatttcttcctccagcgtggcttgaatcctcgtccgttgtcgtcgcgctgctcgcctcctcgatatgctcctctggatccgcctctgaatcctcctccacctcgagatccacctcggattcttccattgccgttgtatcggcgaTCTAAGTAATATTGGTCCTCTGTGACCATCTGGGCAGTGTGTTGCCGTGCAAGGTGTGTCTCAACTGCAGAACGTAGGtctgagaagagtccttcacagattgtggctggtttgaacagtgccatctcaagctctggtactcctcggcaggcattgatgacagtggtacgtagggcatcctcgccctcaaagttcttgccaagggcacgctggcatagctgcagcttgtcaagcaggatctgcagaacctcgtgtagtcccttgtcggggttctctgtgcgggtgcgagcgaaggttgtagtcgtccagtctgtgtagtagtgctggtgatggacgtcatggtcgaagtggtttttgattgccatgtacgcatcagcaaagctgtcatctctctctacaacctgtatgtagaatgtctctgcacgtccggtaaggatacggggaaacactgcgtgaaactgctcttcttggatatctatctgccagcagatgctgaagaagatcttgatcttatcgtctaggagatcgtacgcattccctgtatacttgttgctattgtcccatagcttagagaactgcgtgatcgtattAGCGTCGAGTCGATCGTTGCGggaccatcgcggcggtagcgtcttgtacgggtcgTATGGTAGTTCGGGTGGTCTGTTAGGGACGCGGTTCGTTGGCTGTTGCGGAAATGGCGTGACTTCGCGATATGCAGTCGCTGGCGGCCGTGTCTGTAGTTGCGCACGCCCTTGTTGCGGCTGCGCGGCCTGCTCCCACAGTTGTCGATGCTGAGGCCCTTCTAGCGTACCGCTCATGTGTAGCGGCTGTTGTGGCTCTATTGTTTGGGAACGGCTCTggacgccttgtctcactctatactgctctTGTTGCTCGCCCTGCGACGGTCGTTGTAATTGCGACGGCTGTGGTACTTGCGGTGgctgttgtaattgcggcggttgttgtaattgcggcggttgttgtacttgcggtggttgttgtacagctgGATAGACTGTGTGCTGAGTGTCCTGTTGGCGTTTATTGCTCTGCTGGCGCTGGTACGCTTCGGACTGTTGGTCGAATttcatggctcgaaactctGCTGGTTCCCATTCAAGAGTATTCTCTATACCTAGAATGTTGTAGAGAGAGTCCGCCACCCTGGCGTGATtgttgccagtgtatactcCCCGGTGTCGTAGCACACTCTTAAGAGACCTTAGTGTACCACGCTCAACCTTGCTAAATAGCTCCTtcgtccatccttcaaagtcccatttgtagtcaatgaagaggtcatcgtcccaggccattgacacattgtagtcgtgg is a window of Pyrenophora tritici-repentis strain M4 chromosome 2, whole genome shotgun sequence DNA encoding:
- a CDS encoding Med15 multi-domain protein, which codes for MREVERAEKAAERARKVEAQHQKKSIQQAQQRKRKASRVLSPSNKRQKRAGAAHAGVQAGDELSATPAKVTSRGRNVNLLQKYRYCWFSLIREHRARQQRNTTQPYERLRTIRSRTTTSAGTTNQRDNNTDNASTPASKMADNQSEISSADSAEAQNQLQNEQSEHLSDSPWAKFTAEQLMENCPYTVALKVINTALWGVPAPADANETHATTWVAKAIHDYNVSMAWDDDLFIDYKWDFEGWTKELFSKVERGTLRSLKSVLRHRGVYTGNNHARVADSLYNILGIENTLEWEPAEFRAMKFDQQSEAYQRQQSNKRQQDTQHTVYPAVQQPPQVQQPPQLQQPPQLQQPPQVPQPSQLQRPSQGEQQEQYRVRQGVQSRSQTIEPQQPLHMSGTLEGPQHRQLWEQAAQPQQGRAQLQTRPPATAYREVTPFPQQPTNRVPNRPPELPYDPYKTLPPRWSRNDRLDANTITQFSKLWDNSNKYTGNAYDLLDDKIKIFFSICWQIDIQEEQFHAVFPRILTGRAETFYIQVVERDDSFADAYMAIKNHFDHDVHHQHYYTDWTTTTFARTRTENPDKGLHEVLQILLDKLQLCQRALGKNFEGEDALRTTVINACRGVPELEMALFKPATICEGLFSDLRSAVETHLARQHTAQMVTEDQYYLDRRYNGNGRIRGGSRGGGGFRGGSRGAYRGGEQRDDNGRGFKPRWRKKCFVCQKEGCWSTNHTDEERKAARTQFFSTLYFTGTQPPKDFSFFTEQCLADQAFLHHISGDDVYRQDAPSAPASQFLLEDRYTRSVYQGILPDTGAANVSTVGKEQYLALTREDPTVRMDTSTAGKASIKFGKGEATSSIGTAQVSTDIGTINFEVLDAPTPFLLCLADMDRLKVYFNNTTDELVQGDVHIPVIRKWGHPWFHLNKRERATVFLTETELRRLHRRFGHPAVTRLVKLLKDAGYNDFEERTLEEVTKFCHHCQLHSSAPRRFKFTLKDDHHFNYEILVDVMYLSNKPVLHVVDSSTAFQGARFLSAISAKETWQALRILWIDTYQGPPDIITHDAGTNFASTEFRAEAKIMGVTCKQVPTEAHWSIGKTERYHAPLRRAWDILYAELTDTMSDDAILQMAVKAVNDTAGPDGLVPTLLVFGAYPRMTAESPPSPSMVKRSEAIQKATKALRKITAERQVADALNTRNGPATADMLALPLQSEVLVWRESDGWNGPYKIASTDGHNVTVDMVNGPTTFRSTVVKPYYRPDHLWSDPDAPHAPNEPHEPVAVPPAVQPRRRGRPPGSKNKRKAHAYITKKEQDDLELAIKLRNDGVITTSGAPFEASDDQEISDLVGRGVFKFEQYDERLHSKIRIFKSRLVREVKGKTTKPYEKSRLVIQGYQDHGKETILTQSPTIQRCSQRLIMSLAPEMVQRGMNIELRDITQAYPQAQTTLKRTILAHLPTELVHRYPEGTLLHVIKPLYGIAEAGVHWWTTYHGHHCKELDMATSTYDPCLLITNRDDAGIFGIVGMQTDDTLMLGTPAFSSREEKKIQKAEFRSKPKARLTPEVQLDFNGCTLTMDASRVLTLRQKGQGGRIRLVDIRAPDRAQQYTEQRARGAYIASTCQPEASFDLSVAAQAQQPSDEDIKALNKRLKWQMENLDRGLRYVTVNLMEAKLMVFVDGSFANNKDLSSQLGFVLMLVNESIDVNTFTIQGNVIHYSSTKCKRITRSVLASEIYGMVNGFDIGIAVATTLRIVTERLRLPAIPLVICTDSYSLYECLVELGTTKEKRLMIDIMALRQSYERREITEIRWINGEDNPADAFTKASPNRALERFIDGNKLTVRVEGWVQRPTSFDG